One Cervus canadensis isolate Bull #8, Minnesota chromosome 1, ASM1932006v1, whole genome shotgun sequence genomic window carries:
- the ASGR1 gene encoding asialoglycoprotein receptor 1 isoform X1, with amino-acid sequence MQGWGTEQRDSPSLGRKGPAGPTMTKEYQDLQHLDNEENDHQHRKRPPPPHSFSRRLCTGPSLLLVAMGLSLLLLVVLCVIGSQNSKLQEELRALRETFSNLTVSTEAKVKALSVQGGNVGRKMKSLESQLERQQQELNADHSSLLLHVKQFVSDLRSLSCQMSVLQGNGSEKACCPVNWMDYEGSCYWFSRSGKPWPEAEKYCQLENAHLVVVGSWEEQKFIQHHMGPVNTWIGLTDENGPWKWVDGTDYETGFKNWAPEQPDDWYGHGLGGGEDCAHFTEDGRWNDDVCPRPYRWVCEAPRDRGDDS; translated from the exons ATGCAAGGATGGGGAACAGAACAAAGAGACTCTCCATCCCTGGGAAGGAAAG GCCCAGCCGGCCCTACCATGACAAAGGAGTATCAAGATCTTCAGCATCTGGACAATGAGGAGAATGACCATCAGCACAGAAAAA GGCCGCCTCCTCCTCATTCATTCAGTCGGCGTCTCTGCACCGGACCCAGCCTCCTCCTGGTCGCCATGGGCCTTAGCCTCCTGCTGCTAGTGGTTCTCTGTGTGATCGGATCCCAGA ACTCCAAGCTGCAGGAGGAGCTCCGGGCCCTGAGAGAGACCTTCAGCAACCTCACAGTGAGCACAGAGGCCAAGGTCAAGGCCCTGAGCGTTCAGG GAGGAAATGTGGGCAGAAAGATGAAGTCCCTGGAGTCCCAGCTGGAGAGACAGCAGCAGGAACTGAATGCAG ATCACTCCAGCTTGCTGCTCCACGTGAAGCAGTTTGTGTCTGACCTGCGAAGCCTGAGCTGTCAGATGTCTGTCCTCCAGGGCaatg GCTCTGAAAAGGCCTGCTGCCCAGTGAACTGGATGGATTATGAAGGCAGCTGCTACTGGTTCTCTCGCTCCGGGAAGCCCTGGCCGGAGGCTGAGAAGTACTGCCAGTTAGAGAACGCCCACCTAGTGGTGGTGGGCTCCTGGGAGGAGCAG aaaTTTATCCAGCACCACATGGGCCCTGTAAATACCTGGATAGGCCTCACGGATGAAAATGGGCCCTGGAAATGGGTGGACGGGACGGACTACGAGACAGGCTTCAA GAACTGGGCGCCAGAGCAGCCAGACGACTGGTACGGGCACGGGCTCGGAGGGGGTGAGGACTGTGCCCACTTCACGGAGGACGGCCGCTGGAATGATGACGTCTGCCCGAGGCCCTACCGCTGGGTCTGTGAGGCCCCACGGGACAGAGGCGATGACAGCTAA
- the ASGR1 gene encoding asialoglycoprotein receptor 1 isoform X2, whose translation MTKEYQDLQHLDNEENDHQHRKRPPPPHSFSRRLCTGPSLLLVAMGLSLLLLVVLCVIGSQNSKLQEELRALRETFSNLTVSTEAKVKALSVQGGNVGRKMKSLESQLERQQQELNADHSSLLLHVKQFVSDLRSLSCQMSVLQGNGSEKACCPVNWMDYEGSCYWFSRSGKPWPEAEKYCQLENAHLVVVGSWEEQKFIQHHMGPVNTWIGLTDENGPWKWVDGTDYETGFKNWAPEQPDDWYGHGLGGGEDCAHFTEDGRWNDDVCPRPYRWVCEAPRDRGDDS comes from the exons ATGACAAAGGAGTATCAAGATCTTCAGCATCTGGACAATGAGGAGAATGACCATCAGCACAGAAAAA GGCCGCCTCCTCCTCATTCATTCAGTCGGCGTCTCTGCACCGGACCCAGCCTCCTCCTGGTCGCCATGGGCCTTAGCCTCCTGCTGCTAGTGGTTCTCTGTGTGATCGGATCCCAGA ACTCCAAGCTGCAGGAGGAGCTCCGGGCCCTGAGAGAGACCTTCAGCAACCTCACAGTGAGCACAGAGGCCAAGGTCAAGGCCCTGAGCGTTCAGG GAGGAAATGTGGGCAGAAAGATGAAGTCCCTGGAGTCCCAGCTGGAGAGACAGCAGCAGGAACTGAATGCAG ATCACTCCAGCTTGCTGCTCCACGTGAAGCAGTTTGTGTCTGACCTGCGAAGCCTGAGCTGTCAGATGTCTGTCCTCCAGGGCaatg GCTCTGAAAAGGCCTGCTGCCCAGTGAACTGGATGGATTATGAAGGCAGCTGCTACTGGTTCTCTCGCTCCGGGAAGCCCTGGCCGGAGGCTGAGAAGTACTGCCAGTTAGAGAACGCCCACCTAGTGGTGGTGGGCTCCTGGGAGGAGCAG aaaTTTATCCAGCACCACATGGGCCCTGTAAATACCTGGATAGGCCTCACGGATGAAAATGGGCCCTGGAAATGGGTGGACGGGACGGACTACGAGACAGGCTTCAA GAACTGGGCGCCAGAGCAGCCAGACGACTGGTACGGGCACGGGCTCGGAGGGGGTGAGGACTGTGCCCACTTCACGGAGGACGGCCGCTGGAATGATGACGTCTGCCCGAGGCCCTACCGCTGGGTCTGTGAGGCCCCACGGGACAGAGGCGATGACAGCTAA